A single window of Flagellimonas maritima DNA harbors:
- a CDS encoding molybdenum cofactor biosynthesis protein MoaE: protein MERKVKNVFVKGAINPNFIADSIAKHQSKTQIGAHDIFLGQVRADQMEGKTVSAIEYTAYEEMANLKFDEIRENTFSKFDITCMHIYHSLGKVGMGELCLFVFVSSPHRKVAFEALHYVVEEIKAHVPVFGKELFEDDSYQWKVNT from the coding sequence ATGGAGCGGAAAGTCAAAAATGTATTTGTAAAAGGAGCCATAAATCCCAACTTTATAGCAGATTCTATTGCCAAGCATCAATCCAAAACCCAGATAGGGGCCCACGACATTTTTTTGGGACAGGTACGGGCGGATCAAATGGAAGGTAAAACAGTAAGTGCCATTGAGTATACAGCATATGAAGAAATGGCCAACCTAAAGTTTGATGAAATAAGGGAAAATACATTCTCTAAATTTGACATTACTTGTATGCATATTTACCATAGTTTGGGGAAAGTGGGTATGGGAGAACTTTGCCTATTTGTATTCGTTTCTTCTCCGCACCGTAAAGTTGCTTTTGAAGCACTGCACTATGTGGTCGAGGAAATTAAGGCCCATGTACCGGTTTTTGGAAAAGAACTTTTTGAAGATGATTCATACCAGTGGAAAGTAAATACATAG
- the moaC gene encoding cyclic pyranopterin monophosphate synthase MoaC: MVDITQKQATQRTAIAQAVVKVSSMVTIDAIKKDAVPKGDVFSMSRAAGFLGVKKTADLLPDCHPLPVEHCSIEYEIDELDIIIKILVKTFYKTGVEVEAMHGASVVALNMYDMLKPIDKGVEIHNIKLLTKTGGKSDIKRA, from the coding sequence ATGGTAGATATTACACAGAAGCAAGCTACCCAACGGACGGCCATAGCACAGGCCGTGGTCAAAGTAAGTTCTATGGTTACCATAGATGCCATAAAAAAAGATGCTGTTCCCAAAGGAGATGTTTTTTCCATGAGTAGGGCTGCAGGTTTCTTGGGAGTGAAAAAGACTGCTGATTTATTGCCAGATTGTCACCCTTTGCCCGTTGAACATTGCAGTATCGAATATGAAATAGATGAGCTGGACATTATTATAAAAATTTTGGTAAAGACGTTCTACAAAACAGGCGTTGAAGTGGAAGCCATGCACGGTGCCAGTGTCGTTGCTTTGAACATGTACGATATGCTCAAGCCCATAGATAAAGGCGTAGAAATCCACAACATAAAACTTTTAACGAAAACAGGGGGAAAATCCGATATTAAAAGAGCGTAA
- a CDS encoding site-specific integrase, translated as MLQVSYNLRYENINKDGLVPIRLIVSYNSCRVRKRVPDVKVLPKDWKDQRIKPNLKHECYNYHLEYNLVLDDLENKIKQLYRLSLINGKTLTNEAIKHCLEDKASILIKKDFFQSLEEFVETHKSVRAKGTIKKYNSCIAFIKAFEKSVGYGLGFESINHRFLEAFRDYAFLERSTMNNYYSKLIAFIKTFMNWSLERGYHDNLEFKKFKRNEDDIEVIYLTMKELMVLYHHVFKSKRLSNVRDIYCFGCFTGLRFSDLRKLRPSNVRGEFLSLTIQKTKMTNHVIPLNKMAKEILARYKNTIYEPLPKLSGQKFNEYIKECCQEVGLNEPITITRYIGRKRIDTTRPKYALITSHTARKTFVTNSLILGMSDKVVKNITGHKDEASFMKYVKIAEDFKANEMSRTWDKIEK; from the coding sequence ATGCTTCAAGTTTCTTACAATCTTAGATATGAGAATATTAATAAGGATGGATTGGTACCAATCCGTCTAATTGTATCCTATAATTCGTGTAGGGTCAGAAAACGTGTCCCTGATGTAAAAGTACTTCCCAAAGATTGGAAAGACCAAAGAATCAAACCCAACCTAAAACACGAGTGCTATAATTACCACTTAGAATACAATCTTGTTCTTGACGATTTAGAAAATAAGATAAAACAATTATACCGTCTTTCCCTTATCAATGGAAAAACACTCACGAATGAAGCCATAAAGCACTGTCTTGAAGACAAAGCTTCCATTCTGATTAAGAAGGACTTTTTTCAATCGTTGGAGGAGTTCGTGGAAACCCATAAATCTGTTAGAGCGAAAGGAACCATAAAAAAATACAACTCGTGTATAGCGTTTATTAAAGCTTTTGAAAAATCAGTAGGATATGGTCTTGGTTTTGAAAGTATAAATCATAGATTTTTAGAAGCTTTCCGGGATTATGCATTTTTGGAGCGGAGCACTATGAACAATTATTATAGTAAACTGATTGCCTTTATTAAAACGTTTATGAACTGGTCGCTGGAAAGGGGTTACCATGATAATTTGGAGTTTAAAAAATTCAAAAGGAATGAGGATGACATTGAGGTCATTTACCTCACTATGAAAGAATTGATGGTTTTATATCATCATGTATTTAAATCCAAAAGACTTTCGAACGTAAGGGATATATATTGCTTCGGGTGTTTTACAGGCCTTCGTTTTTCCGATTTACGAAAATTACGGCCTTCGAATGTACGCGGTGAATTTCTAAGTCTGACTATACAAAAAACAAAAATGACAAATCACGTCATTCCATTAAACAAAATGGCCAAAGAAATTTTGGCAAGGTATAAGAACACAATCTATGAACCATTACCCAAATTATCTGGCCAGAAATTCAATGAGTATATAAAAGAATGCTGTCAGGAGGTTGGATTGAACGAGCCCATTACTATAACCAGATATATTGGTAGGAAACGAATTGATACGACCAGACCTAAATATGCACTAATTACTAGTCATACGGCGAGAAAAACTTTTGTGACCAATAGCTTAATCTTAGGAATGAGCGATAAGGTAGTAAAAAACATAACAGGGCATAAGGACGAAGCTTCCTTTATGAAATACGTAAAAATAGCTGAGGATTTCAAGGCCAATGAAATGTCAAGAACATGGGATAAAATAGAAAAATAA
- a CDS encoding helix-turn-helix domain-containing protein, with protein sequence MDKQNTVLYAFSKQDLERIVENVIDRVRKTELIGETHITPEEDRLTQSEACELLGVSVQSIILWKKKGLVPFYQIGRSIFYSKTELLNVARNNPKLAKLPKD encoded by the coding sequence ATGGATAAACAAAACACAGTATTGTATGCTTTTTCTAAGCAGGACTTGGAAAGAATTGTTGAAAATGTAATTGATCGAGTCCGTAAGACGGAACTCATCGGTGAAACGCACATCACACCTGAGGAAGATAGGTTAACTCAATCAGAGGCTTGTGAACTCTTAGGGGTTTCAGTACAAAGCATTATTCTATGGAAAAAAAAGGGCTTAGTCCCTTTTTATCAAATTGGAAGATCTATCTTCTATTCCAAGACAGAATTATTGAATGTAGCCAGGAATAATCCAAAACTGGCCAAACTTCCTAAGGATTAA